One Triticum dicoccoides isolate Atlit2015 ecotype Zavitan chromosome 4B, WEW_v2.0, whole genome shotgun sequence genomic window carries:
- the LOC119295549 gene encoding auxilin-related protein 2-like, giving the protein MDGIEGLLARDFGVRPQGKAAPMAAARGGGSAWPNPRSIPAPSYDGLFGAPVPAASASGPPLDSIFDSFKGPSSSSAAAAGTKPLFDDDFFEPVRGTRASNSTYDSDGVFGTGAAAAPAYDVFTSSNRSAPPSYDDFLGGFGGKPQAEEIKRSVVVEDDDLLGGFGMKLAREKKSVVEEDQQGNGFDDLIPGFASSSPPKSRNTNDDNKKKPAVPASKSTASFVDDPFVVLERVSVPGSAYPSPGRFTDPLEDLDKSANTEGKNVDSAAAADSLFEDSSAFDQAPKSDPLFTSEINGDTKDSHLQSKARESSSVQSSVKRNPASRSSLEDFGNDMPKSQSARYSDIHVDDSSERYSGNGMDNQSPISTESEDDIWLTVSEIPLFTRPTSAPAPSRSPPLLKQNPLGAKANVEDDEYVSQSSQKHNQYKDTPEQADDSSVDESEGVAMGKHQMPAYYDKNAFDDDEEFDSSSSAREERESQERLEHVREMRLREEQRRLEKERVLEQQREKQAVERATKEARERAAAEAHAKAERDARQRSQRAAVQRAHQEARERAAAEAKDRVARAAAEERERAAAEARERERTAARERAAADRAAAERVQQEARKRAERAAVERAAAEARQRQAAAAAAAAKEKQSTPNDVESFFRMDARDTSAAKQRAPTPTADSMFDSQPQGRGTVNGSQRTASTSASTRKANPPSATNIFGNGLSDLFEFESTRSSSDAFQDVEGESEERRRARLERHQRTRERAAKALAEKNERDMQVQREQAERDRIGDSLDFEIKRWAAGKEGNLRALLSTLQYILWPECGWQAVSLTDLITGAAVKKQYRKATLCIHPDKVQQKGATLQQKYIAEKVFDMLKEAWNKFNSEELF; this is encoded by the exons ATGGACGGCATCGAGGGGCTCCTGGCGAGGGACTTCGGAGTGCGGCCGCAGGGTAAGGCCGCGCCCATGGCCGCCGCCCGCGGCGGTGGATCCGCCTGGCCCAACCCCAGATCCATCCCCGCCCCGTCCTACGACGGCCTCTTCGGCGCGCCCGTCCCCGCGGCCTCCGCCTCCGGTCCACCCCTCGATTCGATCTTCGACTCGTTCAAGGGACCCTCCTCATCGTCGGCGGCGGCAGCTGGAACCAAGCCGCTGTTCGACGACGACTTCTTCGAACCGGTCCGCGGGACGAGGGCCTCCAACTCCACGTACGACAGTGACGGCGTGTTcgggacgggggcggcggcggctcccgcGTACGACGTGTTCACGAGCAGCAATCGCTCGGCTCCGCCTTCCTATGACGACTTCCTAGGGGGCTTCGGCGGGAAGCCGCAAGCGGAGGAGATAAAGAGGTCGGTGGTGGTCGAGGACGACGACCTGCTGGGAGGGTTCGGAATGaagctggccagggagaagaagtCGGTGGTGGAGGAGGACCAGCAGGGCAACGGGTTCGATGATCTGATCCCAGGTTTCGCCAGTAGCAGCCCGCCAAAGAGTAG GAACACTAATGATGATAACAAAAAGAAGCCAGCAGTTCCAGCTTCAAAATCAACAGCCAGCTTCGTAGATGATCCATTTGTTGTCCTAGAAAGAGTTTCTGTTCCAGGTTCCGCATATCCATCCCCGGGGAGATTCACAGATCCCTTGGAAGATCTTGATAAGTCTGCAAACACTGAAGGCAAGAATGTTGATAGTGCTGCTGCTGCTGATAGTCTATTTGAGGATTCAAGCGCTTTTGACCAGGCCCCAAAATCAGATCCTTTGTTTACCTCGGAAATCAATGGCGACACCAAGGATAGTCATCTACAAAGCAAAGCCCGAGAGTCAAGTTCTGTACAAAGCTCAGTGAAGAGAAATCCAGCAAGCAGATCTTCTCTGGAGGACTTCGGAAATGACATGCCAAAATCACAATCTGCAAGGTACTCTGATATTCATGTCGATGACAGTTCAGAGAGATACAGTGGCAATGGTATGGATAATCAGTCACCGATATCTACTGAATCCGAAGACGATATATGGCTTACAGTTTCTGAGATCCCTCTCTTCACACGGCCAACTAGTGCTCCGGCACCTTCCAGATCACCACCACTTCTTAAACAAAACCCCCTGGGTGCAAAAGCAAATGTAGAAGATGACGAGTATGTGTCACAGTCCAGCCAAAAGCACAACCAGTACAAAGATACGCCAGAGCAAGCAGATGATTCTTCAGTAGATGAATCAGAAGGTGTTGCCATGGGAAAGCATCAGATGCCTGCTTATTATGATAAAAATGCTTTTGATGATGACGAAGAGTTTGATTCAAGTTCATCAGCTCGTGAAGAGAGAGAAAGCCAGGAAAGATTGGAACATGTGCGAGAAATGAGACTAAGGGAGGAACAGAGAAGACTTGAAAAGGAGAGGGTATTGGAAcagcaaagagagaaacaagctgtTGAGAGGGCTACGAAGGAGGCACGGGAGAGAGCAGCTGCTGAAGCTCATGCAAAAGCTGAAAGGGATGCCCGCCAACGCTCACAGCGTGCTGCTGTGCAGAGGGCTCATCAGGAAGCCCGTGAGAGGGCTGCAGCTGAGGCTAAAGATAGGGTTGCAAGGGCTGCTGCAGAAGAAAGGGAGAGGGCTGCTGCTGAAGCCAGGGAAAGGGAGAGGACTGCTGCTAGGGAGAGGGCGGCAGCAGATAGAGCTGCTGCGGAGAGAGTTCAGCAAGAAGCAAGGAAGAGAGCTGAGCGAGCTGCGGTGGAAAGAGCTGCTGCTGAGGCTCGACAAAGGCAGGCAGCAGCAGCTGCGGCGGCggcaaaagaaaaacagagcacacCAAATGATGTTGAGTCCTTCTTTCGTATGGATGCTCGAGATACTAGTGCAGCAAAGCAGAGGGCCCCAACACCAACAGCG GACTCTATGTTTGATTCTCAACCACAAGGTAGAGGAACAGTTAATGGATCACAGAGAACAGCCTCTACCTCGGCCTCTACCAGAAAAGCAAACCCACCATCAGCCACAAATATTTTTGGCAATGGTCTATCTGACttatttgaatttgaaagta CCCGATCATCATCTGACGCATTTCAAGATGTTGAGGGGGAGAGTGAAGAAAGAAGACGTGCTAGGTTAGAACGTCATCAGAGGACCCGTGAGCGAGCG gcaaaagctttggctgagaagAATGAACGAGATATGCAGGTTCAGAGGGAGCAAGCAGAAAGAGAT AGAATTGGTGACTCATTAGACTTTGAAATTAAAAGGTGGGCTGCTGGAAAAGAGGGCAACTTGCGTGCTTTACTATCAACTCTGCAATAT ATACTTTGGCCAGAGTGTGGATGGCAAGCTGTATCCTTGACCGATTTGATTACTGGTGCTGCTGTTAAAAAGCAGTACAGAAAGGCAACGTTATGCATCCATCCTGATAAGGTGCAACAGAAGGGTGCGACTCTTCAACAGAAATATATTGCTGAGAAGGTCTTTGACATGCTCAAG GAGGCATGGAACAAATTCAATTCAGAAGAGCTGTTTTAA